One region of Oryza glaberrima chromosome 7, OglaRS2, whole genome shotgun sequence genomic DNA includes:
- the LOC127778700 gene encoding cytochrome P450 716B1-like has translation MEFSLVVALIAVASSCVFVHFLARGATKKRRSPAAKKLPPGSLGLPVIGQSLGLLRAMRSNSGERWVRRRIDRYGAVSKLSLFGKPTVLVAGAAANRFVFFSGALALQQPRSVQRILGDRSILDLVGADHRRVRGALSEFLRPEMLRMYVGKIDGEARRHVAGCWSGRAAVTVMPLMKRLTFDIIASLLFGLGPGAAARDALAGDFERVMGGMWAVPVDLPFTAFRRSLRAAARARRLLAGITRERKAALERGAATRSSDLIACLLSLTDDRGGAPLLSEEEIVDTAMVALVAGHDTSSILMTFMVRHLANDPDTLAAMVQEHEEIARSKRDGEALTWEDLTRMKLTWRVAQETLRIVPPIFGNFRRALEDIELDGYVIPKGWQVFWVASVTHMDAAIFHDPDKFLPSRFDSQSSSPATAKAAPPCSYVAFGGGPRICPGIEFARIETLVMMHHLVRKFRWKLCCKEDTFARDPMPTPLHGLPIEIEPRISP, from the exons ATGGAGTTTTCTTTGGTCGTAGCATTGATCGCCGTGGCATCATCATGCGTGTTCGTCCATTTCTTGGCGCGGGGCGCCACCAAGAAacggcgatcgccggcggccAAGAAGCTGCCGCCGGGCTCCCTCGGCCTGCCGGTGATCGGGCAGagcctcggcctcctccgcgcGATGCGCAGCAACTCCGGCGAGCGGTGGGTGCGGCGCCGGATCGACAGGTACGGCGCGGTGTCGAAGCTGTCGCTGTTCGGCAAGCCGACGGTgctggtcgccggcgccgcggcgaacCGGTTCGTCTTCTTCAGCGGCGCGCTGGCCCTGCAGCAGCCGAGGTCGGTGCAGCGGATACTGGGCGACAGGAGCATCCtggacctcgtcggcgccgaccaCCGGCGCGTCCGCGGCGCGCTGTCGGAGTTCCTCCGCCCGGAGATGCTGCGGATGTACGTGGGCAAGAtcgacggcgaggcgcggcgcCACGTCGCGGGCTGCTGGTCCGGGCGCGCCGCCGTCACGGTGATGCCGCTGATGAAGCGGCTGACGTTCGACATCATCGCCTCCCTGCTCTTCGGCCTGgggcccggcgccgccgcgcgagacgcgctcgccggcgacttCGAGCGCGTGATGGGGGGCATGTGGGCCGTGCCGGTGGACCTGCCGTTCACGGCGTTCAGGCGGAGCCTCagggccgccgcccgcgcccgccggcTGCTCGCCGGGATCACGCGGGAGAGGAAGGCCGCGCTGGAGCGCGGCGCGGCCACGCGGAGCAGCGACCTCATCGCCTGCCTGCTCAGCCTCACCGacgaccgcggcggcgcgccgctgcTGTCCGAGGAGGAGATCGTCGACACCGCCATGGtcgccctcgtcgccggccacgacACCTCCTCCATCCTCATGACCTTCATGGTCCGCCACCTCGCCAACGACCCTGACACCCTCGCCGCCATGGTCCAAG AGCACGAGGAGATCGCGAGGAGCaagcgcgacggcgaggcgctgACATGGGAGGACCTGACGAGGATGAAGCTGACATGGCGCGTCGCGCAGGAGACGCTCCGCATCGTGCCACCCATCTTCGGCAACTTCAGGAGGGCGCTCGAGGACATCGAGCTCGACGGCTACGTCATCCCCAAAGGGTGGCAGGTGTTCTGGGTGGCGAGCGTGACGCACATGGACGCGGCCATCTTCCACGACCCGGACAAGTTCTTGCCGTCGCGCTTCGACAGCCAgtcgtcttctccggcgacggcgaaggcggcgccgccgtgctcgtACGTGGCGTTCGGCGGCGGGCCGAGGATCTGCCCCGGGATAGAGTTCGCGAGGATCGAGACGCTGGTGATGATGCACCATCTTGTCAGGAAGTTCAGGTGGAAGCTCTGCTGCAAGGAGGACACCTTCGCGAGGGACCCCATGCCGACGCCGCTGCACGGTCTGCCCATCGAAATCGAGCCGAGGATTTCTCCTTGA
- the LOC127778808 gene encoding cytochrome P450 716B1-like isoform X1 produces the protein MSMDSSMPFALLLALFIPILLHLVTRHKYSSYNPPPGSLGFPLIGQSISLLRALRSNTDYQWYQDRIKKYGPVSKMSVFGSPTVLMAGPASNHFVFSNQDLIFTQTKAINVLIGHSIMTLSGDELKQVRSALQGYLSPEMVTKYVWKMDEEVRRHIDLNWVGHKTIKVAPLAKRLTFNIISSVMFGQGAAPFREALAIDFEKVVRAALSIPVNIPFTKFNKGLSASRRIRKLLRQIAHEREAAFQQGYCSSADDFFTYMLALHSEGKHSLTVEDIVDNAILLLIAGYETSSVLITFLIRQLANEPDILGKITDEQEEIARNKGPNKPLTWNDVSRMKYTWKVAMETLRTVPALLGSFRTATKDIEYRGYHIPKGSQIFTAQIVTHLDANFFDEPSKFDPSRFDNLSSIPPYCFVPFGGGPRMCPGNEFARTETSVAMHYLVRQFRWKLCCKEEGYRKDATPMPVLGLPIELETRSAP, from the exons ATGTCAATGGATTCATCCATGCCTTTTGCTCTGCTGCTTGCCTTGTTCATACCCATCCTCCTCCACCTTGTCACCAGGCACAAGTACTCATCTTATAATCCCCCTCCAGGTTCCCTTGGCTTCCCATTGATCGGCCAAAGCATCTCCCTACTTCGTGCCCTCCGCAGTAATACTGATTACCAGTGGTACCAGGACAGGATCAAGAAGTATGGTCCTGTGTCCAAGATGTCAGTGTTTGGCTCACCAACAGTGCTGATGGCTGGCCCTGCATCCAATCACTTTGTTTTCAGCAACCAGGACCTCATTTTCACCCAGACAAAGGCGATCAACGTCCTCATCGGGCATTCCATAATGACACTCTCAGGTGACGAGCTAAAGCAAGTCCGCAGTGCACTGCAGGGCTATCTGAGTCCTGAGATGGTGACAAAATATGTCTGGAAGATGGATGAGGAAGTAAGGAGGCACATTGACCTGAATTGGGTTGGTCATAAGACTATCAAG GTCGCACCGTTGGCGAAGAGGCTCACCTTTAATATCATCTCCTCAGTCATGTTTGGACAAGGGGCAGCTCCTTTCAGAGAAGCCCTTGCAATAGATTTTGAGAAAGTGGTGAGGGCTGCGTTGTCGATTCCAGTGAATATACCCTTCACCAAGTTCAACAAGGGCTTGAGTGCGAGCCGGAGGATTAGGAAGTTGCTCAGGCAGATTGCTCACGAGAGGGAAGCAGCATTTCAGCAAGGCTATTGCAGTTCAGCTGATGATTTCTTTACATACATGCTTGCTTTACACTCCGAAGGAAAACACTCTCTCACAGTGGAGGACATTGTGGACAATGCAATCTTACTCCTGATTGCCGGTTATGAGACGTCATCTGTTCTTATCACCTTCTTGATCCGACAGCTAGCCAATGAGCCAGACATCCTTGGCAAGATAACTGATG AACAAGAGGAGATCGCTAGGAACAAAGGACCTAACAAGCCTTTGACCTGGAATGATGTTTCAAGGATGAAGTACACTTGGAAGGTGGCAATGGAGACGCTACGGACAGTTCCTGCACTTCTAGGAAGCTTCCGAACAGCTACCAAAGACATCGAGTACCGGGGCTATCACATTCCAAAAGGCTCGCAA ATCTTCACTGCACAAATTGTCACACATTTGGACGCTAATTTTTTCGACGAGCCAAGCAAGTTTGACCCTTCTAGATTTGATAACCTGTCTTCGATCCCACCCTATTGCTTTGTTCCATTTGGGGGAGGTCCAAGAATGTGCCCCGGAAACGAGTTTGCGAGGACTGAGACATCGGTAGCTATGCACTACCTAGTGAGACAGTTCAGGTGGAAATTGTGCTGCAAAGAAGAAGGTTACAGGAAAGATGCTACTCCGATGCCTGTTCTTGGACTCCCAATTGAACTTGAGACCAGAAGTGCCCCCTGA
- the LOC127778808 gene encoding cytochrome P450 716B1-like isoform X2: MSVFGSPTVLMAGPASNHFVFSNQDLIFTQTKAINVLIGHSIMTLSGDELKQVRSALQGYLSPEMVTKYVWKMDEEVRRHIDLNWVGHKTIKVAPLAKRLTFNIISSVMFGQGAAPFREALAIDFEKVVRAALSIPVNIPFTKFNKGLSASRRIRKLLRQIAHEREAAFQQGYCSSADDFFTYMLALHSEGKHSLTVEDIVDNAILLLIAGYETSSVLITFLIRQLANEPDILGKITDEQEEIARNKGPNKPLTWNDVSRMKYTWKVAMETLRTVPALLGSFRTATKDIEYRGYHIPKGSQIFTAQIVTHLDANFFDEPSKFDPSRFDNLSSIPPYCFVPFGGGPRMCPGNEFARTETSVAMHYLVRQFRWKLCCKEEGYRKDATPMPVLGLPIELETRSAP; the protein is encoded by the exons ATGTCAGTGTTTGGCTCACCAACAGTGCTGATGGCTGGCCCTGCATCCAATCACTTTGTTTTCAGCAACCAGGACCTCATTTTCACCCAGACAAAGGCGATCAACGTCCTCATCGGGCATTCCATAATGACACTCTCAGGTGACGAGCTAAAGCAAGTCCGCAGTGCACTGCAGGGCTATCTGAGTCCTGAGATGGTGACAAAATATGTCTGGAAGATGGATGAGGAAGTAAGGAGGCACATTGACCTGAATTGGGTTGGTCATAAGACTATCAAG GTCGCACCGTTGGCGAAGAGGCTCACCTTTAATATCATCTCCTCAGTCATGTTTGGACAAGGGGCAGCTCCTTTCAGAGAAGCCCTTGCAATAGATTTTGAGAAAGTGGTGAGGGCTGCGTTGTCGATTCCAGTGAATATACCCTTCACCAAGTTCAACAAGGGCTTGAGTGCGAGCCGGAGGATTAGGAAGTTGCTCAGGCAGATTGCTCACGAGAGGGAAGCAGCATTTCAGCAAGGCTATTGCAGTTCAGCTGATGATTTCTTTACATACATGCTTGCTTTACACTCCGAAGGAAAACACTCTCTCACAGTGGAGGACATTGTGGACAATGCAATCTTACTCCTGATTGCCGGTTATGAGACGTCATCTGTTCTTATCACCTTCTTGATCCGACAGCTAGCCAATGAGCCAGACATCCTTGGCAAGATAACTGATG AACAAGAGGAGATCGCTAGGAACAAAGGACCTAACAAGCCTTTGACCTGGAATGATGTTTCAAGGATGAAGTACACTTGGAAGGTGGCAATGGAGACGCTACGGACAGTTCCTGCACTTCTAGGAAGCTTCCGAACAGCTACCAAAGACATCGAGTACCGGGGCTATCACATTCCAAAAGGCTCGCAA ATCTTCACTGCACAAATTGTCACACATTTGGACGCTAATTTTTTCGACGAGCCAAGCAAGTTTGACCCTTCTAGATTTGATAACCTGTCTTCGATCCCACCCTATTGCTTTGTTCCATTTGGGGGAGGTCCAAGAATGTGCCCCGGAAACGAGTTTGCGAGGACTGAGACATCGGTAGCTATGCACTACCTAGTGAGACAGTTCAGGTGGAAATTGTGCTGCAAAGAAGAAGGTTACAGGAAAGATGCTACTCCGATGCCTGTTCTTGGACTCCCAATTGAACTTGAGACCAGAAGTGCCCCCTGA